One genomic segment of Actinoplanes ianthinogenes includes these proteins:
- a CDS encoding MFS transporter → MSVVDKPRRSWMIDTSPLRVTAFRRIWIGTGASFFGFQFTAVAVPVQMFAITHSPFWVGLLGVAGLIPLLIFGLWGGAVADVVDRRRLLLASSALTWLVTLGLLAQAALGARSPHLLLALTAIQSVGFAISTPTRQSIVPRIVPTAMVPSANTLNYTTTTAGGVLGPLAAGLIMGIWSTGTGVEVAYAVDALLFTVTFWATWRLPPIPPIEPDDSGEKPTAGLRGIVVGLRYLITQPVLLLSFGIDLIAMVFAMPRALFPAVAEDRFGGGSAVGWLFSAIAIGSVLAGFTSGWISRVRRQGIALVAAVVTWGVAIGLSGFAHQLWLMVLLLAVAGAADLVSAVYRQTIMQTFAPDRLRGRLQGVFTVVVAGGPRLGDLRAGGTADLTGVGASWVGGGFVAAGLAVVLAFAFPALIRYRPVPEPGDNAGR, encoded by the coding sequence ATGAGCGTGGTCGACAAGCCACGCCGGTCCTGGATGATCGACACCAGTCCGCTGCGGGTGACGGCGTTCCGCCGGATCTGGATCGGCACCGGGGCGTCGTTCTTCGGCTTCCAGTTCACCGCGGTGGCCGTGCCGGTGCAGATGTTCGCGATCACGCACTCGCCGTTCTGGGTCGGTCTGCTCGGCGTGGCCGGCCTGATCCCGCTGCTGATCTTCGGGCTCTGGGGCGGCGCGGTGGCCGACGTGGTCGATCGGCGGCGGCTGCTGCTGGCCAGCTCCGCGCTCACCTGGCTGGTGACGCTGGGCCTGCTGGCGCAGGCCGCGCTGGGGGCGCGCAGCCCGCACCTGCTGCTGGCGCTGACCGCGATCCAGTCGGTCGGTTTCGCGATCAGCACCCCGACTCGCCAGTCGATCGTCCCGCGGATCGTGCCGACCGCGATGGTCCCGTCGGCGAACACACTGAATTACACGACCACCACGGCCGGCGGGGTGCTCGGCCCGCTGGCGGCCGGCCTGATCATGGGGATCTGGTCGACCGGCACGGGCGTCGAGGTGGCGTACGCGGTCGACGCGCTGCTGTTCACCGTCACCTTCTGGGCCACCTGGCGGCTGCCGCCGATCCCGCCGATCGAGCCGGATGACTCCGGCGAGAAGCCGACGGCCGGCCTGCGCGGCATCGTGGTCGGCCTGCGCTACCTGATCACCCAGCCGGTGCTGCTGCTCTCCTTCGGCATCGACCTGATCGCCATGGTGTTCGCCATGCCGCGGGCGCTGTTCCCGGCGGTGGCCGAGGACCGGTTCGGCGGCGGCTCCGCGGTCGGCTGGCTGTTCAGCGCGATCGCGATCGGCTCGGTGCTGGCCGGCTTCACCTCCGGCTGGATCAGCCGGGTCCGCCGGCAGGGGATCGCGCTGGTGGCCGCGGTGGTCACCTGGGGCGTGGCGATCGGCCTGTCCGGTTTCGCCCACCAGCTCTGGCTGATGGTCCTGCTGCTCGCGGTGGCCGGCGCGGCCGACCTGGTCAGCGCGGTCTACCGGCAGACGATCATGCAGACGTTCGCCCCGGACCGGCTGCGCGGCCGGCTCCAGGGCGTGTTCACCGTGGTGGTGGCCGGCGGTCCCCGGCTGGGCGACCTGCGGGCCGGTGGCACCGCCGACCTGACCGGCGTCGGCGCCTCCTGGGTGGGTGGCGGCTTCGTGGCGGCCGGGCTGGCCGTGGTCCTGGCGTTCGCCTTCCCGGCACTGATCCGTTACCGGCCCGTCCCGGAGCCCGGCGACAATGCCGGACGATAG
- the serC gene encoding phosphoserine transaminase, whose product MADIRIPDSIKPVDGRFGSGPSKVRPEGVEALSAVSRTFMGTSHRQKTVKDQVARLRRGLAEFFSMPDGYEVVLSNGGTSAFWETATFGLIRDKAQFAEFGEFGAKFVKAVADAPFLAEPTVHQAPGGQAAYLSAEAGVDVYASVQNETSTGVAVPVRRVEGADPGALLLTDATSGGGSLDVDLRETDVYYLAPQKALGSDGGIWLALMSPAAIERAFEIKASKRYIPQFLDLVTAIEQSRLEQTYNTPALATVFLAAEQLDWMNAQGGLSWAVKRSAESAAAIYGWADRSSFAAPFITDPALRSAAVATIDFAEGVDAATIAKVLRANDIVDTEPYRKLGRNQLRIALYPTVDPSDVTALTSCIDYIVERL is encoded by the coding sequence GTGGCTGACATCCGGATCCCTGACTCGATCAAACCCGTAGACGGCCGATTCGGCTCCGGACCCAGCAAGGTCCGGCCGGAAGGTGTCGAGGCCCTCTCCGCGGTCTCCCGCACCTTCATGGGCACCTCGCACCGGCAGAAAACGGTGAAGGACCAGGTCGCCCGGCTGCGCCGCGGGCTGGCCGAGTTCTTCTCCATGCCGGACGGCTACGAGGTGGTCCTCTCCAACGGTGGCACCAGCGCGTTCTGGGAGACCGCCACGTTCGGCCTGATCCGGGACAAGGCGCAGTTCGCCGAGTTCGGCGAGTTCGGCGCCAAGTTCGTCAAGGCGGTCGCGGACGCACCGTTCCTGGCCGAGCCGACCGTGCACCAGGCTCCCGGCGGCCAGGCGGCCTACCTCTCCGCCGAGGCCGGCGTCGACGTCTACGCCAGCGTGCAGAACGAGACGTCCACCGGTGTCGCGGTCCCGGTCCGCCGGGTCGAGGGCGCCGACCCGGGCGCCCTGCTGCTCACCGACGCCACCTCGGGCGGCGGCAGCCTCGACGTCGACCTGCGCGAGACCGACGTCTACTACCTTGCCCCGCAGAAAGCGCTGGGCTCCGACGGCGGGATCTGGCTGGCCCTGATGTCCCCGGCCGCGATCGAGCGGGCGTTCGAGATCAAGGCGAGCAAGCGGTACATCCCGCAGTTCCTCGACCTGGTGACCGCGATCGAGCAGTCCCGGCTGGAGCAGACCTACAACACGCCGGCGCTGGCCACCGTCTTCCTGGCCGCCGAGCAGCTGGACTGGATGAACGCGCAGGGCGGCCTGTCCTGGGCGGTCAAGCGCAGCGCGGAGAGCGCTGCCGCGATCTACGGCTGGGCCGACCGCTCGTCGTTCGCCGCGCCGTTCATCACCGACCCGGCGCTGCGCTCGGCCGCGGTCGCGACGATCGACTTCGCCGAGGGCGTGGACGCCGCGACGATCGCCAAGGTGCTGCGCGCCAACGACATCGTGGACACCGAGCCGTACCGGAAACTGGGCCGCAACCAGCTCCGGATCGCGCTGTACCCGACCGTCGACCCGAGCGACGTGACCGCCCTGACCAGCTGCATCGACTACATCGTCGAGCGTCTCTGA
- the pdxH gene encoding pyridoxamine 5'-phosphate oxidase, whose protein sequence is MSTAQPSPAGMRRDYTEHEPLLESSLAGDWASQFAAWFAEATAYGLPEPNAMIVATADQRGRPSARTVLLKGYDSTGFVFFTNYESRKGTEAALNPYASLVFPWFSMQRQVIVAGPVERVSRAETEEYFASRPRGSQLGAWASPQSRVLDGRDAVDAGLAAAVERFGDGPVPAPPHWGGLRVRPETVEFWQGRSNRLHDRLRFRADGSSWVVERLAP, encoded by the coding sequence ATGTCAACCGCTCAGCCGTCCCCCGCCGGGATGCGCCGTGACTACACCGAGCACGAGCCGCTGCTGGAGAGCTCGCTGGCCGGCGACTGGGCCAGCCAGTTCGCCGCCTGGTTCGCCGAGGCGACCGCGTACGGGCTGCCCGAGCCGAACGCGATGATCGTGGCCACCGCCGATCAGCGGGGCCGTCCGTCGGCACGGACCGTGCTGCTCAAGGGGTACGACTCGACCGGTTTCGTATTTTTCACCAACTATGAGTCGCGCAAGGGGACGGAGGCGGCGCTCAACCCGTACGCAAGCCTGGTTTTCCCGTGGTTCTCGATGCAGCGGCAGGTGATCGTGGCGGGGCCGGTCGAGCGGGTGTCCCGCGCGGAGACCGAGGAGTATTTCGCCTCCCGGCCGCGTGGCTCGCAGCTCGGGGCCTGGGCGAGCCCGCAGTCGAGGGTGCTGGACGGGCGGGACGCGGTGGACGCCGGGCTGGCCGCGGCGGTCGAGCGGTTCGGTGACGGACCGGTGCCGGCCCCGCCGCACTGGGGTGGGCTGCGGGTGCGGCCGGAGACCGTGGAGTTCTGGCAGGGACGCAGCAACCGGCTGCACGACCGGCTGCGCTTCCGGGCCGACGGATCGTCCTGGGTGGTCGAGAGGCTTGCCCCGTGA
- the sepH gene encoding septation protein SepH codes for MRPVRFVALSEDGQALVLADEVGRLLALPLDDRVTGVITDGPAAPGTAVAVITTDNAAALSPRDIQARIRSGESAEEVARIAGVPVDRVLRYAGPVLQERAMLAQHARRTRLKTSDSGQPLAEVVDSRLAQHGIDTEKISWDAFRKDDGAWRIVATWPSGKATAQAIWDLDKGRQVVSPHDDMAQYLCAERPTQILGQEPAPERGGHGLPGPARSSEPTRGGHGLPAADAPARPTRDPIRAGRDALLASLDRPLEGSSGRGLEPVSPAARRPVAGGAAALLGGGSGSAFDDDSDLPKEVPAVPSLAVLRPRRTVGQTPQSPAEGEENKPRKRLPSWDDVLFGGGPAARESS; via the coding sequence ATGCGGCCGGTACGCTTCGTCGCCCTTTCCGAGGACGGACAGGCCCTCGTGCTCGCCGATGAGGTGGGCCGCCTATTGGCCCTGCCTCTCGACGACCGGGTGACCGGGGTGATCACGGACGGTCCGGCAGCGCCGGGCACCGCGGTCGCGGTGATCACGACGGACAACGCAGCCGCGCTGTCCCCGCGTGACATCCAGGCCCGGATCCGCTCCGGCGAGTCCGCGGAGGAGGTCGCCCGGATCGCCGGCGTCCCGGTCGACCGGGTGCTGCGTTACGCCGGTCCGGTGCTCCAGGAGCGGGCCATGCTGGCCCAGCACGCGCGTCGCACCCGGCTGAAGACGTCCGATTCCGGTCAGCCGCTGGCCGAGGTGGTCGACAGCCGCCTGGCCCAGCACGGCATCGACACCGAGAAGATCTCCTGGGACGCGTTCCGCAAGGACGACGGGGCCTGGCGGATCGTCGCCACCTGGCCGTCCGGCAAGGCCACCGCGCAGGCCATCTGGGACCTGGACAAGGGTCGTCAGGTGGTCTCCCCGCACGACGACATGGCGCAATATCTGTGCGCCGAGCGGCCCACCCAGATCCTCGGCCAGGAGCCGGCCCCCGAGCGGGGCGGCCACGGCCTGCCCGGCCCGGCCCGCAGCTCCGAGCCGACCCGCGGTGGGCACGGCCTGCCCGCGGCCGACGCGCCGGCCCGCCCGACCCGCGACCCGATCCGGGCCGGCCGGGACGCGCTGCTGGCCTCGCTGGACCGGCCGCTGGAGGGTTCCTCCGGCCGCGGCCTGGAGCCGGTCTCGCCGGCCGCCCGCCGCCCGGTCGCCGGTGGTGCCGCGGCGCTGCTCGGCGGCGGTTCCGGCTCCGCCTTCGACGACGACTCCGACCTGCCCAAAGAGGTTCCCGCGGTGCCGTCGCTGGCGGTCCTGCGCCCGCGCCGCACGGTCGGCCAGACCCCGCAGAGCCCCGCCGAGGGCGAGGAGAACAAGCCTCGCAAGCGGCTCCCGAGCTGGGACGACGTGCTGTTCGGCGGCGGTCCCGCCGCCCGGGAGTCCTCCTGA
- a CDS encoding citrate synthase 2 — protein sequence MSDFKPGLEGVIAFETEIAEPDRDGGALRYRGVDIEDLIGQVSFGNVWGLLVDGRFGPGLPPAEPFPVPVHSGDIRVDVQSAVAMLAPYWGLDQLLDISDEQARKDLARVSVTALSFVAQAARGLGLPAVPQRDIDKAETIVERFMRRWRGEPDPRHVKAVDAYFISAAEHGLNASTFTTRIVASTGADVAACISSGIGALSGPLHGGAPTRVLHMLEAVERSGDAAGYVREVLDRGERLMGFGHRVYRAEDPRARVLRRIAKDLGAPRYEVAVALETAALAELRERKPGHDLWTNVDFWSAVVLDFAEVPVHMFTSMFTCARVAGWSAHILEQKKLGRILRPGLRYVGPEPRKPSEVEGWSQLTHNV from the coding sequence GTGTCCGACTTCAAGCCGGGGCTCGAGGGCGTCATCGCGTTCGAGACCGAGATCGCCGAGCCCGATCGGGACGGTGGCGCGCTGCGATACCGCGGCGTCGACATCGAGGATCTGATCGGCCAGGTCTCCTTCGGCAACGTCTGGGGACTGCTGGTGGACGGCCGGTTCGGTCCCGGGCTGCCGCCGGCCGAGCCGTTCCCGGTGCCGGTGCACTCCGGTGACATCCGGGTCGACGTGCAGTCCGCGGTCGCCATGCTGGCGCCCTACTGGGGTCTCGACCAGCTCCTCGACATCAGCGACGAGCAGGCTCGCAAGGATCTGGCCCGGGTCTCGGTGACCGCGCTGTCCTTCGTCGCCCAGGCGGCCCGCGGGCTGGGCCTGCCGGCCGTCCCGCAGAGGGACATCGACAAGGCCGAGACCATCGTGGAGCGGTTCATGCGCCGGTGGCGCGGCGAGCCGGATCCGCGGCACGTGAAGGCCGTCGACGCCTATTTCATCTCGGCCGCCGAGCACGGGCTGAACGCCTCCACCTTCACCACCCGGATCGTCGCCTCCACCGGCGCCGACGTGGCCGCCTGCATCTCCTCGGGGATCGGCGCGCTCTCCGGCCCGCTGCACGGCGGCGCGCCCACCCGGGTGCTGCACATGCTGGAGGCGGTCGAGCGCAGCGGTGACGCCGCCGGCTACGTGCGGGAGGTCCTGGATCGCGGCGAGCGGCTGATGGGTTTCGGTCACCGGGTCTACCGTGCCGAGGACCCACGGGCCCGCGTCCTGCGCCGCATCGCCAAGGATCTCGGCGCCCCGCGTTACGAGGTCGCCGTGGCGCTGGAGACGGCCGCGCTGGCCGAGCTGCGGGAGCGCAAGCCCGGCCACGACCTGTGGACGAACGTGGACTTCTGGTCCGCCGTGGTGCTCGACTTCGCCGAGGTCCCGGTGCACATGTTCACCTCGATGTTCACCTGCGCCCGGGTGGCCGGCTGGAGCGCGCACATCCTGGAGCAGAAGAAGCTCGGCCGGATCCTGCGCCCCGGCCTGCGCTATGTCGGCCCGGAGCCACGCAAACCCTCGGAGGTCGAGGGCTGGTCCCAGCTCACGCATAATGTGTGA
- a CDS encoding aldose 1-epimerase family protein, with translation MTETAAKSGVQWSIEADGRRAVLAEVGGTLRHFSSGGVELLDGFGPDEISPGSAGQILAPWPNRIRDGQYTFEGTSYQLPLTEPGRHNAIHGLVNWSRWRATEHTASAVTLEYDLPAQVGYPWALTLRTRWSVSAEGLRCVQEVVNTSDANAPWGYSVHPYLRLPGVTVDNTVLQVPAKTRILADARLLPIGAVKVAGTEFDYAEPRRIGTAILDTTFGDIDFGPDGLTEVVLADPASDAKIIFWADDKFKYWQIFSGDTLHGERHRRSIAIEPMTCPPDAFRSSRDLITLTPGETWTTAWGIRA, from the coding sequence ATGACAGAGACAGCCGCGAAATCCGGGGTTCAGTGGTCGATCGAGGCAGACGGCCGCCGCGCGGTGCTCGCCGAGGTCGGTGGCACGCTGCGTCACTTCTCGTCCGGCGGGGTGGAGCTGCTCGACGGCTTCGGCCCGGACGAGATCTCCCCGGGTTCCGCCGGCCAGATCCTCGCGCCGTGGCCGAACCGGATCCGCGACGGGCAGTACACGTTCGAGGGGACGTCCTATCAGCTCCCGCTCACCGAGCCGGGCCGGCACAACGCCATCCACGGTCTGGTGAACTGGTCCCGCTGGCGGGCCACCGAGCACACCGCCTCCGCCGTGACGCTGGAGTACGACCTGCCCGCCCAGGTCGGCTACCCGTGGGCGCTCACCCTGCGGACCCGCTGGTCGGTCTCCGCCGAGGGGCTGCGCTGCGTGCAGGAGGTGGTGAACACCAGCGACGCGAACGCGCCGTGGGGTTACTCGGTGCACCCGTACCTGCGGCTGCCCGGTGTCACGGTGGACAACACGGTGCTCCAGGTGCCGGCGAAAACCCGGATCCTGGCCGACGCCCGGCTGCTCCCGATCGGCGCGGTCAAGGTGGCCGGCACCGAGTTCGATTACGCCGAGCCGCGGCGGATCGGCACCGCGATCCTGGACACCACGTTCGGCGACATCGACTTCGGCCCGGACGGGCTCACCGAGGTGGTGCTCGCCGACCCGGCCTCGGACGCGAAGATCATCTTCTGGGCCGACGACAAATTCAAGTACTGGCAGATCTTCTCCGGCGACACACTGCACGGCGAGCGGCACCGCCGGTCGATCGCGATCGAGCCGATGACCTGCCCGCCGGACGCGTTCCGCTCCAGCCGTGACCTGATCACGCTGACCCCGGGCGAGACCTGGACCACCGCGTGGGGGATCCGCGCCTGA